A region of Pseudomonadales bacterium DNA encodes the following proteins:
- a CDS encoding AbrB/MazE/SpoVT family DNA-binding domain-containing protein, translated as MATATLTSKGQITIPSPVRAALGIAAGDRVDFIETEKGQYAIVAATQPVRGLKGLITKPAKAVSIEDMNEVIAARGASAR; from the coding sequence ATGGCAACCGCCACCCTCACCTCCAAAGGCCAGATCACTATCCCTTCGCCGGTCAGGGCCGCTTTGGGCATTGCAGCTGGAGATCGGGTTGATTTTATTGAAACCGAAAAAGGGCAGTACGCCATTGTCGCGGCAACTCAACCCGTGCGAGGTCTCAAAGGCCTGATTACCAAGCCAGCCAAAGCTGTCTCTATCGAAGACATGAACGAAGTTATTGCCGCGCGAGGAGCGTCGGCACGATGA
- a CDS encoding aminodeoxychorismate/anthranilate synthase component II: MMLMIDNYDSFTWNVVQYLGELNADVKVIRNDEMTVDEIVALKPERIVISPGPCTPTEAGVSLEVITRLAGSLPILGVCLGHQSIGQAMGGKVVRARQVMHGKISPIYHANEGVFAGLPSPFNATRYHSLVIEKESLPDCLEITAWTQLDDGSVDEIMGVRHKDFLVEGVQFHPESILSEHGHQLLKNFLDM; encoded by the coding sequence ATGATGTTGATGATCGACAACTACGATTCCTTTACTTGGAATGTGGTGCAGTACCTCGGTGAATTAAATGCGGATGTGAAAGTGATTCGCAACGATGAAATGACGGTGGATGAAATCGTCGCGCTGAAGCCGGAGCGCATTGTCATTTCTCCAGGCCCTTGCACGCCCACCGAGGCGGGTGTGTCGCTGGAAGTGATTACACGGTTGGCGGGATCTTTGCCTATTCTTGGTGTCTGTCTCGGCCATCAAAGTATTGGTCAGGCAATGGGCGGCAAAGTGGTGCGCGCGCGCCAAGTGATGCACGGAAAAATTTCACCGATTTATCACGCAAACGAAGGTGTGTTTGCGGGCTTGCCTTCGCCGTTTAATGCCACGCGTTATCACTCATTGGTAATTGAAAAGGAAAGCTTGCCCGATTGTTTAGAAATCACTGCGTGGACGCAACTGGACGACGGCAGCGTGGATGAAATCATGGGCGTGCGTCACAAAGATTTTTTGGTGGAAGGCGTGCAATTTCATCCTGAATCGATTTTGAGTGAACATGGTCATCAATTGCTAAAAAACTTTTTGGATATGTAA
- a CDS encoding replication protein P — protein MMDLSPHTPTGVGQMGSDVSTKNASTQTAAPREAVIDAVNQMFAEFALVYHNQYQKAFSDKEKLSLAKRLWLSHLAAYSPEQILAAARRATHESEYLPTVRGVLKYLESSSGLPDAYDAYREACLAPTPKAAYQWSHPAVYHAGVATEWYLLATQPEKTTRPIFERHYRALCERVAAGEQLTMPEVPALPEPTSPPMTKEERQAAVRALREKVGL, from the coding sequence ATGATGGATTTATCGCCACACACACCGACAGGAGTTGGGCAGATGGGCTCTGATGTGTCTACCAAAAATGCATCCACGCAGACTGCTGCGCCGCGCGAAGCGGTGATTGACGCTGTGAATCAAATGTTCGCAGAGTTTGCGCTCGTTTATCACAATCAATATCAAAAAGCGTTTTCGGATAAAGAAAAATTATCGCTGGCAAAACGCTTGTGGTTGTCGCACCTCGCCGCGTATTCGCCAGAGCAAATTCTTGCAGCGGCGCGGCGTGCAACGCACGAATCGGAATACCTGCCGACCGTACGCGGCGTGCTGAAATATTTAGAAAGCAGCAGCGGTTTGCCCGATGCTTACGACGCTTACCGCGAAGCCTGTCTCGCACCTACACCCAAAGCTGCATATCAGTGGTCGCATCCTGCTGTATATCACGCCGGTGTCGCAACCGAGTGGTATTTATTGGCAACGCAACCAGAAAAAACCACGCGCCCAATTTTTGAAAGACACTATCGCGCGTTGTGTGAACGCGTGGCGGCAGGTGAGCAATTAACCATGCCAGAAGTGCCTGCGCTACCAGAGCCTACTTCGCCGCCGATGACAAAAGAAGAACGCCAAGCTGCAGTGCGTGCGTTGCGCGAGAAAGTGGGTTTGTAA
- a CDS encoding uracil-DNA glycosylase family protein encodes MSLLQEVRACTLCEPYLPLGARPVLQFHSRAKILIASQAPGRKVHESGIPFDDASGDRLREWLGISRDIFYDEKKIAILPMGFCYPGKAKSGDAPPRKECAPQWRQRLLDELTQLKLTLAIGNYAQAWHLPQVKGSLTERVRRWDAYGDVIPLPHPSPLNNLWLAKNPWFVAEVLPALRLRVADALN; translated from the coding sequence GTGAGTTTGTTGCAAGAAGTTCGCGCTTGCACCTTATGTGAACCGTATTTGCCTTTAGGCGCGCGCCCTGTTTTGCAATTTCATTCGCGTGCAAAAATTTTGATTGCTAGCCAAGCGCCGGGGCGCAAAGTACATGAATCCGGTATTCCGTTTGATGATGCCAGCGGTGATCGTTTGCGTGAATGGTTGGGTATTTCACGCGATATTTTTTACGATGAAAAAAAGATAGCAATTTTGCCGATGGGATTTTGTTATCCAGGCAAAGCAAAATCAGGCGATGCGCCGCCGCGCAAAGAATGCGCACCGCAATGGCGACAGCGTTTGCTGGATGAACTGACGCAATTAAAGCTGACCTTGGCGATTGGCAACTACGCACAGGCTTGGCATCTGCCGCAGGTAAAAGGTTCACTCACCGAGCGCGTGCGTCGGTGGGATGCTTATGGCGATGTGATTCCATTGCCACACCCCAGCCCACTGAATAATTTGTGGTTGGCAAAAAATCCGTGGTTTGTTGCTGAGGTGTTGCCTGCGTTGCGTTTGCGGGTGGCGGATGCTTTAAATTAA
- a CDS encoding type II toxin-antitoxin system VapC family toxin, whose translation MIGLDTNILVRYLTQDDATQAKKANTLIESLSSDSPGFIALVSVVELVWVLEGCYDSDKKDIVTVLDTLLRTRGLVIEQADSVWQALRRFADTNSDFADCLIERCHHAAGCSHTATFDRKAAKSAGMQLLS comes from the coding sequence ATGATTGGGTTGGATACCAATATTCTGGTTCGGTATCTCACCCAAGATGATGCTACGCAAGCCAAAAAAGCCAATACCTTAATTGAGTCCCTTTCCTCAGACTCTCCGGGCTTTATTGCCTTGGTATCAGTGGTTGAATTGGTATGGGTACTGGAAGGTTGTTATGACAGTGACAAAAAAGACATCGTGACCGTGCTCGATACTTTGCTGCGAACCAGAGGCTTGGTCATTGAACAGGCAGACTCTGTGTGGCAAGCGTTACGACGCTTTGCAGATACCAACAGCGATTTTGCGGATTGCCTTATCGAGCGTTGCCACCACGCAGCTGGCTGCAGTCATACCGCAACATTTGATCGCAAAGCCGCCAAGTCTGCCGGCATGCAACTCTTAAGTTGA
- a CDS encoding DnaT-like ssDNA-binding domain-containing protein encodes MVSSLLPEKPLVISPSLAATLGLEEAVLLSVLHELFLHRAQQGWLKVEEVVLSEFLPFWQPQDVQRVASSLRDKGVLQLRSAPYLSSGVLDFHLGDEEVPPAKILPKTKLKSVAEAGRASLISSQWQPDGDTQQQLMQLGVAQDFIAQQVPEFVRYWRERGEAHHAWGSRFQKQVQRLWRDHELHAAKLRNNTAMTSDWQPSADVVEILLRAEVTPAFIQDSVPEFVLYWRDRGELSTTWDSKFLQHVRRQWAIFTAKLENDPTPRAITAQWQPSNDVYDILQMAAIDVDFARQQVNEFVLYWMDSKQVHSSWNSKFLHHVKYRWARRHEQQWQGENDGFIATHTDRSWADGL; translated from the coding sequence ATGGTCTCCTCCCTGCTCCCCGAAAAACCACTGGTCATCTCTCCCTCGCTTGCCGCTACGCTGGGCTTGGAGGAAGCGGTGTTGCTGTCGGTGTTGCACGAGCTGTTTTTGCATCGTGCGCAGCAGGGTTGGCTGAAAGTAGAAGAGGTGGTGCTGTCAGAATTTTTACCGTTTTGGCAGCCGCAAGATGTGCAGCGCGTGGCGAGCAGTCTGCGCGATAAAGGCGTGTTGCAATTGCGCTCTGCGCCTTACCTCAGTAGTGGCGTGTTGGATTTTCATCTCGGCGATGAAGAAGTGCCACCTGCAAAAATATTGCCGAAAACCAAATTGAAATCGGTGGCGGAAGCAGGTCGCGCCAGTTTGATTTCATCGCAATGGCAACCGGATGGTGATACGCAACAGCAGTTGATGCAATTGGGTGTTGCGCAAGATTTTATCGCGCAACAAGTGCCAGAGTTTGTGCGTTACTGGCGCGAACGCGGCGAAGCGCATCACGCTTGGGGCAGTCGTTTTCAAAAACAAGTGCAACGATTGTGGCGCGATCATGAATTGCATGCCGCCAAGTTACGCAACAACACAGCGATGACGAGTGATTGGCAGCCGAGTGCCGATGTGGTTGAAATTTTATTGCGCGCAGAAGTGACACCTGCATTTATTCAAGACAGCGTGCCAGAGTTTGTTTTGTATTGGCGCGATCGCGGTGAACTATCAACCACTTGGGATAGTAAATTTTTGCAGCATGTGCGCAGGCAGTGGGCGATTTTTACTGCGAAGTTGGAAAACGATCCCACGCCGCGTGCAATTACGGCGCAGTGGCAGCCCTCCAATGATGTGTACGATATTTTGCAAATGGCGGCGATTGATGTGGATTTCGCGCGCCAGCAAGTGAATGAATTTGTGTTGTATTGGATGGATAGCAAACAAGTGCACAGCAGTTGGAACAGCAAGTTTTTGCATCATGTGAAATACCGTTGGGCGCGTCGCCACGAACAACAATGGCAAGGGGAAAATGATGGATTTATCGCCACACACACCGACAGGAGTTGGGCAGATGGGCTCTGA